From a region of the Solanum stenotomum isolate F172 chromosome 2, ASM1918654v1, whole genome shotgun sequence genome:
- the LOC125855213 gene encoding protein ALTERED PHOSPHATE STARVATION RESPONSE 1, giving the protein MGAASSKSERSEALRLCKERKRFIKQAVDSRYALAAAHVSYVESLRNIGIALRRYAEAEVLIESSLSTSATELDKTPSHSSYPSPSPSHVGGVSDSPVLNGSPLSPPIATRLSYMRSAGPTAVTVKVSPPSTNMYVDDVDFSTPLPPPPPPDSGSWDFFDPTDNESFRFITHNGRQLNFDELGEKDNEGDNGIQEEFLTPKSEPRSNGHGKLEFHDSSSVMPKRAENNSQQVAGGEGNNVSSEPKANGSVGTTIGKSALQVSGSKGDKPLVDEREDPSEFITHRAKDFLSSIKDIEHRFFRASESGKEISRMLEASKIRVGFSEAKGKSSVSAYLSSMGSGCCRKVGENMAGEADHVTKVIIWKRTTSSRSSSSRNPLNSKDDNDDSGSDFVEDFCMIAGSHSSTLDRVYAWERKLYDEVKTIESIRRDYDRKCNQLRHQFAKDVSAQIIDKTRSVVKDLHSRIRVALYSVDSISKRIEKMRDEELLPQILELIQGLIRMWRAMLECHHAQYITISLAYHAKALASSPQGDTQKLIMSQLQDEVECFGLSFANWINSHTSYVEALNSWLQNCILQPRERTKGRRAFSPRRVLAPPIFVLCRDWSTGIKSLPSEELSDAIKEFLYDLRHSVGHHSEELQKKETTPEPGNEELEVKDEEKNDDKSSNLNCIHSSLTRVLDRLTKFSEASLKMCEDIRQKCDTARNAYLNYRPAPRSFSI; this is encoded by the exons ATGGGTGCGGCAAGCTCAAAATCTGAGAGGAGTGAAGCTCTGAGATTGTGTAAAGAAAGGAAAAGATTTATAAAACAAGCAGTTGATTCTAGGTATGCATTAGCAGCTGCTCATGTTTCGTATGTTGAATCTTTGAGAAATATAGGCATTGCTCTTAGGAGATATGCGGAGGCTGAAGTGTTGATAGAATCATCTCTATCAACTTCAGCTACCGAGCTTGATAAAACTCCGTCACATTCGTCGTATCCATCACCTTCACCATCTCACGTTGGTGGGGTTTCAGATTCTCCTGTTCTAAATGGAAGCCCCCTTTCACCTCCTATTGCTACTAGGTTGAGTTACATGAGGTCTGCTGGACCTACTGCTGTCACTGTTAAGGTGAGTCCACCTTCAACCAAtatgtatgtagatgatgttgATTTCTCAACCCCattacccccacccccacctccAGATTCAGGGTCTTGGGATTTTTTTGACCCTACAGATAATGAGAGCTTTAGGTTTATTACACATAATGGTAGGCAACTGAACTTTGATGAACTTGGTGAAAAAGATAATGAGGGTGACAATGGGATTCAAGAAGAGTTCTTGACACCTAAATCTGAACCTAGAAGTAATGGTCATGGTAAATTGGAATTTCATGATTCTAGTTCAGTTATGCCTAAGAGGGCTGAGAATAATAGTCAGCAAGTAGCTGGTGGTGAGGGTAATAACGTGAGCAGTGAGCCGAAAGCAAATGGCTCAGTTGGGACTACGATTGGGAAATCTGCCTTGCAAGTATCTGGTTCAAAGGGAGACAAGCCTTTAGTGGATGAAAGAGAGGATCCTTCAGAGTTCATAACTCATAGAGCCAAAGATTTTCTTTCTAGCATAAAGGACATTGAACATCGATTCTTTAGAGCATCTGAATCCGGAAAAGAgatttcaagaatgctcgaaGCTAGCAAAATCAGAGTTGGGTTTTCTGAGGCCAAAG GAAAATCTTCGGTGTCCGCCTATTTGTCTTCTATGGGCTCAGGTTGCTGCAGAAAAGTGGGTGAGAACATGGCTGGTG AAGCAGACCATGTAACAAAGGTGATTATCTGGAAGAGGACCACATCCTCTAGATCATCTTCATCGAGGAATCCTCTTAATAGTAAGGATGACAATGATGATAGTGGAAGTGATTTTGTCGAAGATTTTTGTATGATAGCTGGAAGCCACTCATCCACCCTTGACAGAGTATATGCATGGGAGAGGAAACTTTATGATGAAGTGAAG ACGATTGAGTCAATCAGGAGAGATTATGATCGGAAGTGTAACCAACTTAGGCATCAATTTGCCAAAGATGTTAGTGCCCAAATAATTGACAAAACACGGTCAGTGGTGAAGGATCTCCATTCACGCATCAGGGTGGCTCTATATTCAGTTGATTCAATATCAAAGCGGATAGAGAAAATGAGGGATGAAGAGTTGTTGCCTCAAATTTTGGAACTTATCCAAGG ATTGATCAGAATGTGGAGAGCGATGCTTGAATGCCATCATGCTCAGTATATAACCATTTCTCTAGCATACCATGCCAAAGCTTTGGCTTCTAGTCCCCAGGGTGATACTCAAAAGCTGATTATGAGTCAGCTGCAGGATGAAGTAGAGTGCTTTGGCTTGAGTTTTGCCAACTGGATTAACAGCCATACTTCATATGTGGAAGCTCTTAACAGCTGGCTGCAAAACTGCATCCTGCAACCACGTGAGCGAACCAAAGGCAGAAGAGCATTTTCCCCTCGACGAGTTTTAGCCCCACCAATATTTGTGCTTTGTCGTGACTGGTCCACTGGGATTAAATCTCTGCCTTCTGAAGAGCTTAGTGATGCCATCAAGGAATTCTTGTATGACCTGCGGCATTCAGTTGGACACCACTCCGAGGAACTGCAAAAGAAAGAAACTACTCCTGAACCAGGGAATGAGGAATTGGAAGTGAAAGATGAAGAGAAGAACGATGATAAGTCATCAAATTTGAATTGCATTCACTCGAGTTTAACAAGGGTTCTGGACCGTCTGACCAAGTTCTCGGAGGCTTCTTTAAAGATGTGTGAAGATATCAGGCAGAAATGCGATACAGCTCGAAATGCATATCTGAACTATCGACCAGCACCAAGATCCTTTAGTATATGA
- the LOC125855214 gene encoding acyl-coenzyme A oxidase 2, peroxisomal, with protein MELQKISSKCLQNSEETAEVVNRRINLLTLHLNPVQDTPVQELELLRCAGKMKAINVSTETLSEYMRGKHRDIQEEVFAYFNSRPELQTPIEISKDEHRELCMKQLVGLVREGGIRPFRYVVDDPAKYFAIAEAVGSVDMSLGIKMGVQYSLWGGSVINLGTKKHRDKYFDGIDNVDYPGCFAMTELHHGSNVQGLQTVATFDPLTDEFIIDTPNDGAIKWWIGNAAVHGKFATVFARLMLPTHDTKGVTDMGVHAFIVPIRDMKTHKTLPGVEIHDCGHKVGLNGVDNGALRFRSVRIPRDNLLNRFGDVSRDGRYTSSLPTISKRFAATLGELVGGRVGLAYSSVGVLKIAVVIATRYSLLRQQFGPPKQPEVSILDYQSQQHKLMPMLASTYAFHFATLHLVEKYSEMKKSRDEELIGDVHALSAGLKAYITSYTAKSLSTCREACGGHGYAAVNRFGSLRNDHDIFQTFEGDNTVLLQQVAGLLLKQYREKFQGGTLTVTWNYLRQSMNSYLAQPNPVTARWESEDHLRNPNFQLDAFRYRTSRLLQSVAIRLQKHSKTLGGFGAWNRCLNHLLTLAESHIESFILEKFIEAVKNCPDENSRAALKLVCDLYALDRIWNDIGTYRNVDYMAPNKAKAIHKLADYLCFQVKNIARELVDAFDLPDYVTRAPIGVQTPSEAYTQYTQNVGF; from the exons ATGGAGCTTCAAAAGATCAGCTCAAAGTGTCTCCAAAACAGTGAAGAAACGGCGGAAGTGGTGAACCGGCGAATCAATCTGCTGACGTTGCATTTGAACCCGGTTCAGGACACCCCGGTTCAGGAATTGGAGCTGCTAAGATGCGCAGGGAAGATGAAGGCGATTAACGTGAGCACGGAGACGCTGTCGGAGTACATGAGAGGGAAGCATAGGGATATACAGGAAGAAGTATTTGCTTACTTTAATTCAAGACCGGAACTTCAAACACCGATTGAGATATCCAAAGATGAACATAGGGAATTGTGCATGAAACAGCTTGTGGGTTTGGTAAGGGAAGGTGGAATTAGGCCATTTAGGTATGTGGTTGACGATCCGGCTAAGTATTTTGCGATTGCTGAAGCTGTGGGAAGCGTTGACATGTCACTTGGCATCAAAATGGGTGTTCAGTAcag TCTATGGGGAGGTTCTGTTATCAACTTGGGAACTAAAAAGCACAGAGACAAATACTTTGATGGTATAGACAATGTGGACTACCCGGGATGCTTTGCAATGACGGAGCTTCATCATG GTTCAAATGTCCAAGGTCTTCAGACAGTTGCCACCTTTGATCCACTCACAGATGAATTCATAATTGACACGCCAAATGATGGGGCTATTAAATGGTGGATTGGTAATGCTGCCGTTCATGGGAAGTTTGCAACAGTTTTTGCAAGACTGATGTTACCAACTCATGATACAAAAGGTGTTACTGACATGGGTGTTCATGCATTTATTGTTCCAATAAGGGATATGAAAACCCACAAAACACTGCCAGGGGTTGAAATACATGATTGTGGCCATAAAGTTGGCTTGAATGGAGTAGATAATGGTGCGTTGAGATTCCGTTCAGTAAGAATTCCACGAGATAACCTTCTTAATCGATTTGGAGATGTTTCACGGGATGGGAGATACACCAGCAGCCTGCCTACAATTAGCAAAAGATTTGCTGCCACACTTGGAGAACTTGTTGGTGGTAGAGTTGGCCTTGCGTATTCATCTGTGGGTGTTCTCAAGATTGCTGTTGTTATTGCAACAAGATATTCTCTTCTGCGCCAGCAATTCGGTCCTCCTAAACAACCAGAAGTTAGTATACTTGACTACCAATCTCAGCAGCACAAGCTTATGCCGATGTTGGCTTCAACCTACGCATTCCATTTTGCCACACTTCATCTGGTGGAAAAATATTCTGAAATGAAGAAGTCTCGTGATGAGGAACTGATAGGGGACGTACATGCACTTTCTGCAGGGCTTAAGGCCTATATCACTTCTTACACAGCAAAGTCATTGAGCACATGTAGAGAAGCTTGTGGTGGCCATGGTTATGCCGCTGTCAATAGGTTTGGAAGTTTGAGGAATGATCATGACATATTTCAGACATTTGAGGGAGACAATACTGTTCTTCTGCAGCAG GTAGCCGGTCTTCTGTTGAAGCAGTACAGGGAGAAATTCCAAGGTGGGACACTCACTGTCACATGGAACTACCTAAGACAATCCATGAATTCTTACCTTGCTCAGCCTAACCCGGTAACTGCTAGATGGGAAAGTGAAGATCACTTACGCAATCCTAACTTCCAGTTAGATGCTTTTAGG TATCGTACGTCAAGGTTGCTTCAAAGTGTAGCTATCCGGCTTCAGAAGCACTCCAAGACTCTTGGAGGATTTGGTGCTTGGAATAGATGTTTAAATCACCTGTTGACACTTGCAGAGTCTCATATTGAATCGTTCATTCTTGAAAAGTTCATTGAAGCAGTTAAAAA TTGTCCTGATGAAAACTCTCGTGCTGCCCTAAAACTCGTGTGTGATCTATATGCCTTGGATAGAATCTGGAATGACATAGGAACTTACCGCAATGTGGACTACATGGCCCCTAACAAAGCTAAG GCAATTCACAAGCTAGCAGATTATCTATGCTTCCAAGTTAAGAATATCGCAAGGGAACTTGTTGATGCCTTTGATCTTCCAGATTATGTTACGCGTGCTCCAATTGGTGTGCAGACTCCATCAGAAGCTTATACGCAGTATACTCAGAATGTTGGGTTCTAG